TAACACTAGGCTTTAAGTTTTCCCACAATATTTCAACATAATCCTCCTTTGTCATTGTCATTGTCTTCAATAAACACGAGATTTCCAACTCTAGAAGCAGTCATACACCCCCAGACTATCACAGATCCTCCCCCATGTTTAATTGTATGGACCAAGTTCTTTTCTTTCAAGGTACTATTTTTACTTCTCCATACCTTTGGCAGTTTTCTATCTCTATAAACTTCAAATTTACTCTCATCAGTGAAGAGAACATCATTCCAAAAAGATTCAGTATAAATCAGGGGGTCTTTGGCATACTGCAACCGTTTCTTCCTATTAACTTCAGAAATCATTGGCTTCTTCCTCAGAATTCTTCCAAATAACCCTGCCCTATTTAGTGTTCTATGGATTGTACTTGcactaattgtttctttcttatgATTACTCAGTTTTTCTGCTCTCATCATTCTTGTTGAGTTTTTTTAGTCGCCGTTTACGATCAATATTACTTAACAATCCGTATCATTAtatttgtcaataattttttttcatagcCACATGACTTTTTTTTACAACTTTCGCAATTTCTTTTaaggattattaatttttatgcaATTTGATTATTATTTCACGCTCTACAATAGTTGTTTGCTTATCCATTTCGAAATTACACACGTAGTATCTCCTTCTGCGATGTATGGTATGGAAACAAAGCACGTAGATGCCCCGAGATTATATTACTAAACAGTGATGCCaacataataaaaatttattacaatattcaTAATTACTAACATAAAAACAGGGTTATTAACTTTATATTGACTCAAAAAAGAGGGACTTTTTTGTtatttgcgttataagtttgtTTACTGTTAACTTATtcctaataaaaatatatgtttttTGTAGAAGACAAATTGAGCTTTCAATATCGTACACTTTTTTTCCTGTTTTCTTTCATACCCTTTAAGTTATTTCAAAgagagtttgaaaattttaagtgtTAACCTTATATTGATGCTCATTGTAATTCGGATTACTACGCACACTGTAAACATTTTTCAAGGCATTatcatatatttaatattctaagaacctaaattttgagttcgtATTGCAGATCGagtttaatttaaataacagAATTTTGTAACTTAAGCGATACAAGCAAGATTTGCTCGAAAAAGATCACTCAACATTGCTTAAACCTAAcacatttgttgccttatttGAGTAGGTTAATCTTTAATTACTTTGAACACGTGTTGATTGTCAATCTCTAAAACGAATCTCATAATGATCCATTGTTGATCCAATATATTTCCCTCTCTGAGATGACTCAACTcaaaaaacaatgaaaacgtATGCACACAATGCAAACGTGTTTATTTTTAGACACTGCTCGACGGTTGCCGCAACTGTATTAAATGGCGCGTTTCTCGCAGCTGGCGCAAGACTGGAGAACCTAATGAACCGCGTCAACAGAATGCTGGCAAACGCGAAAACGAACGTAGCACTATTGTCTCGTATCAAAGCCCTGAACGCTCTGGAGCTGATCAAGGCACAGTACAAAATGCTCAGGGCCGTTACATGGCGATACACACATCCACCAACGAGAGAGCAAAAGTTCCCGCGGCTTTGTTTTTACGCAGGCGGTTTGATCGACGATTTAAACGATCTACTTGGCGAAATTACTACATATCACTTGTCCATCGCTGGCCCTCGCGCTACAGACTCAAGTATCACTTCCTTTGTGACAATTTGCAAGCGGTTCATGAACTTTTTCGAGAAGGCCTCTGAACGCAGGGTGAACAGGTGACCTGTTTCACGAGGCAGTTTTTTCAACTGTTTCTTTTAAACGATACTCAGTACGCTGTTAGAGTCAGGTCAAAATCAGTTGACCGTTTAAAAACATTAAGGAGTTACCCTTATAATTACGTTTCGTTATCGTttagtttcttattattttgtGGAAACCTATAGGCAGCGATGCATCTCAATATCAACTATTGTCATAACATAACATCCACGTTTAACTAACTATGATTGAGGAAGTGACCTTAAGcgatatattaaattttattcaattttattctacGGTCACCATGTCAAGCGCTGTTTAAAAAGACATAAACCTTGACATTCTTACCCCGCCCATACAATATGCTAATATCTTTGAACATCTTTAAACGTATTTTCCAAGATATACAGTTTCATTTGTGGATTAAAATTAGTTCTTTTAATACTTTATGATAAAAAAACTGCGTCatgtgaaaaaataatattggtaGATCGGCACTGATCTCCGGATGCAAAGTGGTAGACATTCTGGATTGTCTCGTAGAAGGTCGGCaggtattatttttcaaagtgaCACCGAAAAGAAGAGTTGCTAGTGAAGCCGTTAGTATGAAACTGAGATACGTAATGAAACGCGCATGGTTCACGTGTCTGGAGATTTCGAACACTTCCGAGGAGAGCTGGAGGGACGAACAACGTTTCATGTACCTCAGATTACGACGTTTAGTGGGTAGCGTAAACGAACATCTCTTCGAGAATTTACATTACGAACACGAACTACTTTTACAGGTGATATCATTTTCTTTAAAATCAGAAATGAACAGAAGAATAATTCTGAAGACATCCTTGTACTGTCCTTTCTCCTTCAGATACCTTTGTCACTTTCCCTGAGACCTCCTCCTGCTTCCACTTATTCAGGATACGGAGAGTATAGCggtcaatttttttattatggAAACATGAATAAATACGCGTACGAAAGTAAATTTATTCAAACCTTGAATCCGTTGAATGCTACATTGGAAACCAGACAACAGATGCAAAGACCGCCGTCTTTTGACTTGGTGATCGAAATTGAACTAAAATGTAGTCCAGAGTTAGCGCCGCTTGCCGTTCAAACAGGCTTGAAATCTGACGAATTTGAAGCTTACGAAACAAAAACATACAGACATCAACAATTGTTTTTAAGAATGAGCGTAACGTGTCCCGCATCTATAACTAATAGATTACCAGGCAATTTTGTCTGGGAATTGCGTAGTCCACGACGTATCTGTAAAAATTCGTAAATTGTCTCGATCTATGGCATGAAATACTATAGCACAAAGTATAATCAtcacaaattatatattcttatatgtcttatattaatttttattctattagCTACATATACAGATAAACATTTAATACTAATACTAGTTATTCAtagaaaagtaataaaatattttgtatgtatACTAATAACAATTAATGTTCAAACAGATACGTAATGTCGGTTCTGCGTAACACAGGTATAAAAGAACTAGAATAAAAAATGCCgagtacatatttttatttacattatactttaaaaatataaaaattaatttgtagcAGACATTTTTTCAGGAAGAGCCACATTATCATTGATTAACTGAGGTATATACATACCctcgtttaattttttaccaTGATTTTCTATTATGCTATATGCAAAATGATTTAGCATAATTCCTTTGGGAAGTGCTACGCCTTGAAATCTATACATATTTTCTGCATTTGCTAATTTATGAACAGCAGTAACTGTACAGCGCCCTATTATAGAACTATTGCCAACCATTGGCCCCTTACTAATATCTACATGATTTCCTGCTCTATatagtacaattttattatcattGAGATTTGCAATATCTGGTATTTGTTGAGATTTGAATGGATTTTCTTGAAACATATCAAGTGCAACATCTTTTGTAACTTGTATAGTTTCAATAGGCAACTCTTGATTTATTAATTTACAGAATTGATTAGACATTGCACGCATTTCCTGATCTGTGGGTTTCCAATCAGGGAAATTAATAGATACATCATATGTAAAACTTCCTGATCTTATATTTGGCACTGGAAAACTGTGCAAGTAAATCTCTACATCCGATTTAAATGCAGATTCTATAGTAGCGCCTAACAGGAAT
The sequence above is drawn from the Ptiloglossa arizonensis isolate GNS036 chromosome 1, iyPtiAriz1_principal, whole genome shotgun sequence genome and encodes:
- the LOC143152576 gene encoding uncharacterized protein LOC143152576, with translation MNVNKRQKVPTKCGKPEKLQKDSKKSLFPDQNYQTYALDTLPPEVLEMILRLLPLNDVATSMRLVSRHCSTVAATVLNGAFLAAGARLENLMNRVNRMLANAKTNVALLSRIKALNALELIKAQYKMLRAVTWRYTHPPTREQKFPRLCFYAGGLIDDLNDLLGEITTYHLSIAGPRATDSSITSFVTICKRFMNFFEKASERRVNRSALISGCKVVDILDCLVEGRQVLFFKVTPKRRVASEAVSMKLRYVMKRAWFTCLEISNTSEESWRDEQRFMYLRLRRLVGSVNEHLFENLHYEHELLLQNNSEDILVLSFLLQIPLSLSLRPPPASTYSGYGEYSGQFFYYGNMNKYAYESKFIQTLNPLNATLETRQQMQRPPSFDLVIEIELKCSPELAPLAVQTGLKSDEFEAYETKTYRHQQLFLRMSVTCPASITNRLPGNFVWELRSPRRICKNS
- the Mrpl39 gene encoding mitochondrial ribosomal protein L39, with product MFQRCRNFCFIALRLQTSNVQSRYKSVLSQAEAKEKRNSMFEDEKKKIKAAIGRIEKIEVNYQSPVNEILLVMNKYLSTPADCAKHISEGVVTTSALALVDGEPWDMHKPLISNCNLKLLSMLKPEDNVINKAFWRTCSFLLGATIESAFKSDVEIYLHSFPVPNIRSGSFTYDVSINFPDWKPTDQEMRAMSNQFCKLINQELPIETIQVTKDVALDMFQENPFKSQQIPDIANLNDNKIVLYRAGNHVDISKGPMVGNSSIIGRCTVTAVHKLANAENMYRFQGVALPKGIMLNHFAYSIIENHGKKLNEGMYIPQLINDNVALPEKMSATN